A genome region from Myxococcales bacterium includes the following:
- a CDS encoding DUF2809 domain-containing protein, with product MTPARRARLFAAAAALVTVPLGLGSRCYGAALPRFVAEYAGDALYATLVFFLLLFAAPRAPRARLAAVAFGLSALVELSQAWHVAPLDAARTTRLGRLVLGTTFVWSDFPCYAVGAALGFGVAWLALPAPVGNTSISDPRGA from the coding sequence GTGACGCCTGCGCGGCGGGCGCGCCTCTTCGCCGCCGCGGCCGCCTTGGTGACGGTGCCGCTCGGCCTCGGGAGCCGGTGCTACGGGGCGGCGCTCCCGCGCTTCGTCGCGGAGTACGCGGGGGACGCGCTCTACGCGACGCTCGTGTTCTTTCTGCTGCTCTTCGCGGCGCCGCGTGCGCCTCGCGCGCGCCTCGCGGCGGTCGCGTTCGGGCTCTCGGCGCTCGTCGAGCTGAGCCAAGCCTGGCACGTGGCGCCGCTCGACGCCGCGCGCACCACTCGGCTCGGGCGGCTCGTGCTCGGCACGACGTTCGTGTGGTCCGATTTCCCTTGCTACGCCGTGGGCGCGGCCCTCGGTTTCGGCGTGGCGTGGCTCGCGCTCCCGGCGCCGGTGGGGAACACGTCGATCAGCGACCCGCGAGGAGCGTAA
- a CDS encoding sel1 repeat family protein has translation MSFPRPLSGRLFVLPLFPLVAAGLGVPVVACGPGGAGEAVRPQAPSAATAIQAETADAIITCRPGSYAEPLAVDLSANARADFEAAMDSGVAVVHYDCKSVRLLKDCRIAGEYRFAGVSRKEEVIHLDNRDEIKANLPLAPVAKGSAEMERASALDIAYVLVGKRSTPAIVSRQYLEGSQCGEATHYIRAATVGAFAVQTATKGRVAAAAEVFGSSTSGSSQSGKNSAKKDGNPKSCEESKPGSDAPPGECRSAIRFELVPVADKPPAPKAEAKVDPKAPAKPAAPSKEEGKAVDDPCPEGFKLIAGKCSNAVASAANAAPASHLCAPKDTADCETQCTAGNFGSCHNLANLAYRNYGKDVPDAQNVKDEDRALDLWKKACDGGVFAACNSYADNRTSRTGSQPKDLAAAHAAYTKACDGGNSDACYTLGDNTLRGREGETKDPAAGFTLLSRSCKLGDSLGCREMGEYLFAGKYGVPKNPALADKLLTAFCNQGDLRACDDLGHHLLGLFDDSDKPEAPLADIANAKIRGRGLLDKVCRANVGHSEGNCATLGRVLVADNDPKGRALLAERCPTAKGDTCVFLGRSYLEGKGGPVDKAKGYEALLASKDDDAMMKAALAIQAGDGVKKDAARAKTILEKLCKEEEYAKACKALGGAKPGAKPGLAPAPAKGPAKPAPAKPAPKK, from the coding sequence ATGAGTTTCCCCCGCCCCCTTTCTGGCCGCCTCTTCGTCCTTCCCCTCTTCCCGCTCGTCGCCGCTGGGCTCGGCGTGCCGGTGGTCGCGTGCGGCCCCGGCGGCGCCGGCGAGGCCGTGCGCCCGCAGGCCCCGTCCGCCGCGACCGCTATTCAAGCGGAGACCGCCGACGCGATCATCACCTGTCGACCCGGATCCTACGCCGAGCCGCTGGCGGTCGATCTCTCGGCCAACGCCCGCGCCGACTTCGAGGCCGCGATGGACAGCGGCGTCGCGGTGGTTCACTACGACTGCAAGTCCGTGCGCCTGCTGAAGGACTGCCGCATCGCCGGCGAGTACCGGTTCGCGGGCGTGAGCCGCAAGGAGGAGGTCATCCACCTCGACAACCGCGACGAGATCAAGGCGAACCTCCCGCTCGCCCCCGTCGCGAAGGGCAGCGCCGAGATGGAGCGCGCGTCGGCGCTCGACATCGCGTACGTCCTGGTCGGCAAGCGCTCGACGCCGGCGATCGTGAGCCGCCAATACCTCGAGGGGAGCCAGTGCGGGGAGGCCACGCACTACATCCGCGCCGCCACGGTCGGGGCGTTCGCCGTGCAGACCGCCACGAAGGGGCGCGTCGCCGCGGCCGCCGAGGTGTTCGGCTCGAGCACGAGCGGTTCCAGCCAGAGCGGCAAGAACAGCGCGAAGAAGGACGGCAACCCGAAGTCCTGCGAGGAGTCCAAGCCCGGCTCCGACGCCCCGCCCGGCGAGTGCCGCTCGGCGATCCGCTTCGAGCTCGTGCCGGTCGCCGACAAGCCGCCGGCTCCGAAGGCCGAGGCGAAGGTCGATCCGAAGGCGCCCGCGAAGCCCGCGGCCCCGTCGAAGGAAGAAGGAAAGGCGGTTGACGATCCGTGCCCCGAGGGGTTCAAGCTCATCGCCGGCAAGTGCTCCAACGCCGTCGCGAGCGCCGCGAACGCGGCCCCCGCCTCTCACCTGTGCGCGCCGAAGGACACCGCCGACTGCGAGACGCAGTGCACCGCCGGGAACTTCGGGAGCTGCCACAACCTCGCGAACCTCGCGTACCGCAACTACGGCAAAGACGTGCCCGACGCGCAGAACGTGAAGGACGAGGACCGCGCGCTCGATCTCTGGAAGAAGGCCTGCGACGGCGGCGTCTTCGCGGCCTGCAACAGCTACGCGGACAACCGGACCTCGCGCACCGGCAGCCAGCCGAAGGACCTCGCGGCCGCGCACGCCGCCTACACGAAGGCGTGCGACGGCGGCAACTCCGACGCCTGCTACACGCTCGGCGACAACACGCTCCGCGGGCGAGAGGGCGAGACGAAGGACCCGGCCGCCGGCTTCACGCTGCTCTCGCGCTCGTGCAAGCTCGGCGACAGCCTCGGCTGCCGGGAGATGGGCGAGTACCTCTTCGCCGGCAAGTACGGCGTACCGAAGAACCCCGCGCTCGCCGACAAGCTCCTCACCGCGTTCTGCAACCAGGGCGATCTCCGCGCGTGCGACGATCTCGGGCACCACCTGCTCGGGCTCTTCGACGACTCCGACAAGCCCGAGGCGCCCCTCGCCGACATCGCGAACGCCAAGATCCGCGGCCGCGGGCTCCTCGACAAGGTCTGCCGCGCCAACGTGGGGCACTCGGAGGGCAACTGCGCCACCCTCGGCCGTGTGCTCGTCGCCGACAACGACCCGAAGGGGCGCGCCCTCCTCGCCGAGCGCTGCCCCACGGCGAAGGGTGACACTTGCGTCTTCCTCGGGCGCTCGTACCTCGAGGGCAAGGGCGGGCCGGTCGACAAGGCGAAGGGCTACGAGGCCCTCCTCGCGTCGAAAGACGACGACGCCATGATGAAGGCGGCGCTGGCCATCCAGGCCGGCGACGGCGTGAAGAAGGACGCGGCTAGGGCCAAGACGATCCTCGAGAAGCTCTGCAAGGAAGAGGAGTACGCGAAGGCCTGCAAGGCCCTCGGCGGCGCGAAGCCCGGCGCGAAGCCTGGCCTGGCGCCCGCCCCGGCCAAGGGCCCCGCCAAGCCGGCTCCCGCGAAGCCCGCGCCCAAGAAGTGA
- the uraD gene encoding 2-oxo-4-hydroxy-4-carboxy-5-ureidoimidazoline decarboxylase, with protein MNDSEQLRDADGLARVNALSTIDAEATFRSCCGATAFATQMAAARPFASLEAMKAKAAAAWGALGEGDWDEAFRAHPEIGGKKAEGPQTQRSASWSSGEQAQVPEAAEATRLALAEVNVRYRERFGRIYIVCATGKTAEELLAIALARMANTPEVELRAAAEEQRKITELRLEKLVRGQ; from the coding sequence ATGAACGATTCAGAACAGTTACGCGACGCCGACGGCCTGGCCCGCGTGAACGCGCTCTCCACGATCGACGCGGAGGCCACCTTCCGCAGCTGCTGCGGCGCGACCGCCTTCGCCACCCAGATGGCCGCCGCGCGCCCGTTCGCGAGCCTCGAGGCCATGAAGGCGAAGGCCGCGGCTGCGTGGGGCGCGCTCGGCGAAGGCGACTGGGACGAGGCGTTCCGCGCGCACCCCGAGATCGGCGGCAAGAAGGCCGAGGGACCGCAGACCCAGCGCTCGGCCTCGTGGAGCAGCGGCGAGCAAGCGCAAGTGCCGGAGGCCGCCGAGGCGACGCGGCTCGCGCTCGCCGAGGTGAACGTCCGCTACCGCGAGCGGTTCGGTCGCATCTACATCGTGTGCGCCACGGGCAAGACCGCCGAAGAGCTGCTCGCCATCGCCCTCGCGCGCATGGCGAACACGCCGGAGGTCGAGCTGCGAGCTGCGGCCGAGGAGCAGCGCAAGATCACAGAGCTCCGCCTCGAGAAGCTCGTCCGCGGCCAATAG
- the uraH gene encoding hydroxyisourate hydrolase translates to MRSVSTHILDTSLGKPAAGVPVSLEKKANDVFSRVGGGMTDTDGRIRDLVPEGQLEVGIYRITFDTTAYYHLQGLECFYPEVSVSFQIRDPEAHYHVPLLVSPYAYSTYRGS, encoded by the coding sequence ATGCGCTCCGTCTCGACCCACATCCTCGACACCTCGCTGGGCAAGCCCGCGGCGGGTGTGCCCGTCTCACTGGAAAAGAAGGCGAACGACGTGTTCTCCCGCGTGGGCGGGGGAATGACCGACACCGACGGACGCATTCGCGACCTCGTGCCCGAGGGGCAGCTTGAAGTCGGCATTTACCGCATCACGTTCGACACCACGGCCTACTACCACCTTCAAGGCCTGGAGTGCTTCTACCCCGAGGTGTCGGTGTCTTTCCAGATACGCGATCCGGAGGCGCACTACCACGTACCGCTCCTGGTGAGTCCGTACGCGTATTCCACGTACCGAGGGAGCTGA
- the tal gene encoding transaldolase, whose product MANFLEQLKQMTVVVADTGDFNSIEKFRPRDATTNPSLITAAAKMPEYAALIDDALAFCKAHGGGSPEAIATRAIDRLAVVFGLKILGVIPGRVSTEVDARLSFDTEKTVEKARFLIGQYAEAGVGKERVLIKIAATWEGIRAAEVLEREGIHCNLTLLFGMHQAIACAEAKVTLISPFVGRILDWHKKASGRASYPPAEDPGVLSVTRIYEYYKRHGHATEVMGASFRNMGEITELAGCDLLTISPQLLGELEAAEGSLPRKLDAAHAKTLDIPAVVMTEALFREQHAQDKMAEDKLAEGIAGFSKALVELEGLLTARAAAL is encoded by the coding sequence ATGGCGAATTTTCTCGAGCAGCTCAAGCAAATGACCGTGGTGGTCGCCGACACGGGCGACTTCAACTCCATCGAGAAGTTTCGCCCGAGAGACGCGACGACGAACCCGTCGCTCATCACCGCCGCGGCCAAGATGCCCGAGTACGCGGCGCTCATCGACGACGCGCTCGCCTTCTGCAAGGCGCACGGCGGCGGCTCGCCCGAGGCGATCGCCACGCGCGCCATCGACCGCTTGGCGGTGGTGTTCGGCCTCAAGATCTTGGGCGTCATCCCCGGCCGCGTGTCGACCGAGGTCGACGCCAGGCTCTCGTTCGACACCGAGAAGACCGTCGAGAAGGCCCGCTTCCTCATTGGCCAGTACGCCGAGGCGGGCGTGGGCAAGGAGCGCGTGCTCATCAAAATCGCCGCCACGTGGGAGGGTATCCGCGCGGCCGAGGTGCTCGAGCGCGAGGGCATCCACTGCAACCTCACGCTGCTCTTCGGCATGCACCAGGCGATCGCCTGCGCCGAGGCGAAGGTGACGCTGATCTCGCCGTTCGTCGGCCGCATCCTCGACTGGCACAAGAAGGCGTCGGGGCGCGCCTCGTACCCGCCCGCGGAGGACCCCGGCGTGCTCAGCGTCACGCGCATCTATGAGTACTACAAGCGTCACGGCCACGCGACCGAGGTCATGGGCGCGAGCTTCCGCAACATGGGCGAGATCACCGAGCTGGCCGGCTGCGATCTGCTCACGATCTCGCCTCAGCTGCTCGGCGAGCTCGAGGCGGCCGAGGGCTCGCTCCCGCGCAAGCTCGACGCCGCGCACGCCAAGACCCTCGACATCCCCGCGGTCGTCATGACCGAGGCCCTCTTCCGCGAGCAGCACGCCCAAGACAAGATGGCCGAGGACAAGCTCGCCGAGGGCATCGCCGGCTTCTCCAAGGCCCTCGTGGAGCTCGAGGGGCTCCTCACGGCGCGCGCCGCGGCGCTGTAG
- a CDS encoding c-type cytochrome: MKTNLLIATALLSVGASLAVIGCSKTEAPADKGSSAVKAGPGDEEAKKLFETTCSPCHGTTGKGDGPAAAALNPKPRAYSDKAWQASVTDEQLKKVIKEGGAAVGKSASMPPLPPDTKPEVVDGLVKIVRGFK, encoded by the coding sequence ATGAAGACTAACCTGCTCATCGCGACCGCTCTCCTCTCCGTCGGTGCCTCGCTCGCTGTGATCGGCTGCAGCAAGACCGAGGCGCCCGCCGACAAAGGCTCCTCGGCCGTGAAGGCCGGCCCCGGCGACGAGGAGGCCAAGAAGCTCTTCGAGACGACCTGCTCGCCATGCCACGGCACCACGGGCAAGGGCGACGGCCCGGCGGCCGCCGCGCTCAACCCTAAGCCCCGCGCCTACAGCGACAAGGCCTGGCAGGCGTCGGTCACCGACGAGCAGCTCAAGAAGGTCATCAAGGAGGGCGGCGCCGCGGTCGGCAAGAGCGCGTCGATGCCCCCGCTCCCGCCCGACACGAAGCCCGAAGTGGTCGACGGCCTCGTGAAGATTGTCCGCGGCTTCAAGTGA
- a CDS encoding D-alanine--D-alanine ligase, whose product MSALSVAVVQGGPSSEACVSRASAEGVAAALERAGHRVARVELDADAPSALRDGRFDVAFPLTHGAFGEDGCLQGVFELLALPYVGANVLASALAMSKPMAKLAFAAAGLPLARGLASARGEAPPRALAERALTEIGRRLVVKPAANGSAIGVARLEEGSTVADVAAAIEAAFEVDEAVLVEHFAKGREVTCGVLDLHADVARASGVLALAARPGAAMALPPTEVLAPADAFYTYEARYAPGRSQHACPAPLPPAVAERVQRVAVGAHRALGVRDLSRVDFVVGDTHDPDAVTLLEVNTLPGFTPTSLYPEAAGVLGLALPTLCDLLVRSAHARGARPRNIAKPLPK is encoded by the coding sequence ATGAGTGCGCTGTCTGTCGCGGTGGTGCAGGGCGGCCCCTCGAGCGAGGCGTGCGTCAGCCGCGCCTCGGCGGAGGGCGTGGCGGCGGCGCTGGAGCGCGCAGGCCACCGCGTGGCGCGCGTCGAGCTCGACGCGGACGCACCGAGCGCGCTGCGCGACGGGCGGTTCGACGTCGCCTTCCCGCTCACCCACGGCGCCTTCGGAGAGGATGGGTGTCTCCAGGGAGTGTTCGAGCTCCTGGCGCTCCCCTACGTGGGCGCCAACGTGCTTGCGAGCGCGCTCGCGATGAGCAAGCCGATGGCCAAGCTTGCGTTCGCCGCCGCGGGGCTCCCGCTCGCGCGCGGCCTCGCGTCGGCCCGCGGAGAGGCCCCCCCTCGCGCCCTCGCCGAGCGCGCGCTCACGGAGATCGGCAGGCGCTTGGTCGTCAAGCCGGCCGCGAACGGCTCGGCCATTGGCGTCGCGCGGCTCGAGGAGGGGTCCACCGTGGCCGACGTCGCCGCCGCCATCGAGGCGGCCTTCGAGGTCGACGAGGCCGTGCTCGTGGAGCACTTCGCCAAGGGCCGAGAGGTGACGTGCGGCGTGCTCGATCTCCACGCCGACGTCGCGCGCGCGAGCGGCGTCCTCGCCCTCGCTGCTCGGCCGGGCGCGGCCATGGCGCTGCCGCCCACCGAGGTGCTCGCCCCCGCGGACGCCTTCTACACGTACGAGGCCCGGTATGCGCCGGGGCGCAGCCAGCACGCGTGCCCTGCCCCGCTCCCCCCGGCGGTCGCCGAGCGAGTGCAGCGGGTGGCGGTGGGCGCGCACCGCGCGCTCGGGGTGCGCGATCTCTCGCGGGTCGACTTCGTAGTCGGCGACACGCACGATCCCGACGCGGTCACGCTGCTCGAGGTGAACACCCTGCCGGGCTTCACGCCCACGAGCCTCTACCCGGAGGCCGCGGGCGTGCTCGGGCTCGCCCTCCCCACGCTCTGCGATCTGCTCGTCAGGAGCGCCCACGCGCGCGGCGCGCGGCCACGCAACATCGCGAAACCACTACCTAAATAG
- a CDS encoding dCMP deaminase family protein → MNIAREVSSRATCDRKHVGAVVVRDRSILATGYNGSIRGLAHCDEEGHLMEDGHCVRTVHAEANAVAQAARNGSRIDGATLYVTASPCWACFRLVANAGITRIVFGEFYRDPKIFEFSKALGIDLVDLSPSSPGPDTTPTALGEVGA, encoded by the coding sequence ATGAACATCGCGCGGGAGGTGTCCAGCCGGGCCACCTGCGACCGTAAGCACGTGGGGGCGGTGGTCGTTCGCGACCGGAGCATCCTCGCGACTGGCTACAACGGATCGATCCGCGGCCTCGCGCACTGCGACGAGGAGGGCCACCTGATGGAAGACGGCCACTGCGTCCGCACGGTGCATGCGGAGGCCAACGCGGTAGCGCAAGCCGCGCGCAACGGCTCTCGCATCGACGGCGCAACGCTCTACGTGACCGCCTCGCCGTGCTGGGCCTGCTTTCGCCTGGTCGCGAACGCCGGGATCACGAGGATCGTGTTCGGCGAGTTCTATCGCGATCCGAAGATCTTCGAGTTCTCCAAGGCGCTAGGCATCGATCTCGTGGACCTGTCCCCAAGCTCCCCTGGCCCAGACACGACGCCCACGGCGCTCGGAGAGGTGGGGGCATGA